A single genomic interval of Helianthus annuus cultivar XRQ/B chromosome 13, HanXRQr2.0-SUNRISE, whole genome shotgun sequence harbors:
- the LOC110869838 gene encoding uncharacterized protein LOC110869838, whose product MGKLAPPNPSDEQYEQWEQDDLVVFSWLIQNIEPGLAGNLTEFPTAKALWDALVVTYSSGKDKLQTFDLHVKANELKQNGSALEDFWIKLQGIWGEIDRRDPNPMTCSVDIATYNNIRKFHPVKREILRRDPLPSAEQAYAAVRNEMAYQGICGTISETSQSGVTAGLIAGRTTEIDGHGLITKGQRRSGFTGKSSSRIDKSKLKCSHCGMNKHTKDQCFRIAGFPDCWSDNHKTKNPNQEGKVVIAIGNNKATINDNDEKDGGSNVSKEIIRVQSEDASETEDQDGYTWH is encoded by the exons ATGG GAAAACTTGCCCCACCAAACCCATCAGATGAACAATACGAGCAATGGGAACAGGACGATCTAGTCGTGTTCTCATGGCTCATACAAAACATTGAACCAGGGTTAGCCGGTAACCTCACCGAGTTTCCCACTGCGAAGGCGTTGTGGGACGCATTGGTGGTTACATATAGCAGTGGGAAAGATAAACTACAAACCTTCGATTTACACGTCAAAGCAAACGAACTCAAGCAAAACGGCTCGGCCCTAGAAGATTTTTGGATCAAGCTACAAGGCATTTGGGGAGAAATAGATCGAAGGGATCCAAATCCAATGACCTGCTCTGTTGACATAGCAACATATAACAATATCAG GAAGTTTCACCCAGTCAAAAGAGAAATCCTTCGGCGGGATCCACTTCCCTCGGCTGAGCAAGCCTACGCGGCTGTAAGGAATGAGATGGCATATCAAGGAATATGTGGTACCATCTCTGAAACTTCACAATCCGGCGTGACAGCGGGGCTTATCGCTGGCAGAACCACTGAAATCGATGGACATGGGTTAATCACGAAGGGGCAGCGGCGATCGGGCTTCACCGGAAAATCATCATCCCGAATCGACAAATCCAAACTGAAGTGTAGTCACTGTGGGATGAACAAACACACCAAGGATCAGTGTTTCAGAATCGCGGGGTTCCCTGACTGTTGGAGTGACAACCACAAAACTAAGAACCCGAATCAAGAGGGGAAGGTTGTCATTGCCATAGGTAACAACAAGGCCACTATTAACGACAACGATGAGAAGGATGGCGGCAGTAATGTTTCTAAAGAAATAATTAGGGTTCAAAGTGAAGACGCATCTGAGACTGAAGATCAGGATGGATATACGTGGCACTGA
- the LOC110872575 gene encoding uncharacterized protein LOC110872575, whose amino-acid sequence MADFEPPSFSLGFDFDQTEETKPPSATNHFEDTDEDFETLTVLDSDSQGQDSVPKLKRLRRGSSVQERVPLDSVERKGGLDCSVVVDDDDIDEFSSQEDEHLSTHRPSVLNSSKFPLNAHGILTKQLGKRKQNVFNDPESVITSCNKPPFPNSTSSPLRRFQLLDSDSDFDDPFISENATSKTFDVSDEPIKLNESVRSTRKDLWEDFPLDKSFNIPTPALDSFCDEYFSSMKDKSKVRSNVRENNQSVCVTSSVIDLGDPRPPAHQYFFHIDPRVQDLVRARLPNFYPLNAANQDSKQPSTSNIDYMGQFCGGETSKQAARTNNAETSSRKNSRKSKAEETSQGFVNQKRGARKEIPKDAGKRRVQADGQAAGIGTGTGVGVGAGAGHWFTNQEGKRVYVSKNGQELTGRAAYMLYKKETGGGFKNKKAKRSSTKKK is encoded by the exons ATGGCTGATTTCGAACCACCTTCATTCTCACTAGGCTTTGATTTCGATCAAACCGAAGAAACCAAACCTCCGTCCGCCACGAATCACTTCGAGGACACCGATGAAGATTTTGAAACCTTAACTGTCCTTGACTCAGACTCTCAAGGTCAGGATTCAGTTCCGAAGCTGAAGCGCCTCAGGCGAGGATCCTCGGTCCAGGAAAGAGTGCCTTTGGATTCGGTTGAGAGGAAGGGGGGTTTGGATTGCTCTGTGGTTGTTGATGACGACGATATCGATGAGTTTTCGTCGCAAGAAG ATGAACATCTCTCAACACACCGCCCTTCAGTCCTCAACAGTTCAAAGTTTCCACTTAACGCACATGGGATTTTAACCAAACAACTAGGAAAACGAAAGCAGAATGTCTTCAACGACCCAGAGTCCGTAATCACAAGCTGCAATAAACCACCATTTCCAAACTCAACTTCCAGTCCTCTCAGAAGATTCCAGTTGCTTGATTCTGACTCTGATTTTGACGACCCGTTTATCAGTGAAAACGCCACTAGTAAAACTTTCGACGTATCAGACGAGCCGATAAAGCTAAACGAGTCAGTACGTTCAACAAGGAAAGATCTATGGGAAGATTTCCCGTTAGATAAGAGTTTTAATATCCCAACACCTGCATTAGATTCGTTCTGCGACGAATATTTCAGTTCCATGAAAGATAAAAGTAAGGTTCGGAGTAATGTCCGAGAGAATAATCAAAGTGTTTGTGTTACAAGTAGTGTAATAGATTTGGGTGACCCTCGCCCCCCTGCGCATCAGTATTTCTTCCATATTGATCCAAGGGTCCAAGATTTAGTTCGCGCTCGCCTGCCGAATTTTTACCCATTAAATGCAGCAAATCAAGATTCCAAGCAGCCCAGCACGTCAAATATCGATTACAT GGGTCAATTTTGTGGTGGTGAAACGTCTAAACAAGCTGCTAGAACTAATAACGCGGAAACAAGCTCAAGGAAAAATTCAAGAAAATCAAAAGCCGAAGAAACTTCACAAGGTTTCGTGAATCAGAAGCGTGGTGCTCGGAAAGAGATCCCGAAAGATGCCGGAAAAAGGAGGGTTCAAGCAGACGGTCAAGCTGCTGGTATTGGTACGGGTACAGGTGTTGGTGTTGGTGCTGGTGCGGGGCATTGGTTCACAAACCAAGAAGGGAAGAGA GTTTATGTTAGTAAAAACGGGCAAGAGTTGACCGGTCGAGCCGCTTACATGCTTTATAAAAAG GAGACCGGAGGAGGATTTAAAAATAAGAAAGCAAAGAGAAGTTCTACCAAGAAGAAATGA
- the LOC110869836 gene encoding uncharacterized protein LOC110869836, with the protein MPIVHNCNRYGHTAPYCRQANPAPQAQQAPAPPAQATLPAPPLQNPGSINAVRACFQCGDTTHLRHRCPQLNQDQQAAARGRAFNLNANQARNNNDVVNGIFLINNLYASILFDSGADKSFVSGEFESLINCTRSKLPKPFSVEVANGKSILVNSIMRDCSLNLNDHVFSIDLIPMRLASFDVIIDMDWLRKNHAEIVCHEKLVRLPLPSGDLLHVYGDRPLKGLRLMSCTQASRNLRKQNPAFLAHVVEQKGKGKDINEVPVVYDFPDVFPEDLPGLPPPRAVDFRIDLVPGATPVARAPYRLALSEMQELSSQL; encoded by the coding sequence ATGCCGATTGTGCACAACTGTAATCGTTATGGTCACACGGCTCCCTACTGTCGTCAAGCTAATCCTGCTCCTCAAGCTCAGCAAGCTCCTGCTCCACCAGCTCAAGCAACTCTTCCAGCTCCTCCTCTGCAGAACCCAGGGTCGATCAATGCAGTTCGTGCATGCTTTCAGTGTGGGGATACTACTCATCTTCGCCATcgttgcccccagctgaaccaagaTCAACAAgcagccgctcgtggacgagcatttAACCTCAATGCTAATCAGGCTCGCAACAACAATGACGTGGTGAATGGTATATTTCTCATTAATAATCTCTATGCTTCGATTCTATTTGATAgtggtgccgataagagttttgtgtccggGGAATTCGAGTCTTTGATAAATTGTACACGCTCTAAGTTACCTAAACCGTTCTCTGTTGAGGTCGCCAATGGTAAGTCGATTCTTGTAAATTCTATCATGCGTGATTGTTCCTTGAATCTTAACGATCACGtattctctattgatcttatacccatgcgTTTGGCTAGTTTTGATGTTATCATCGAcatggattggttgcgtaagaaccaTGCCGAAATTGTGTGTCACGAAAAGCTTGTCCGTCTCCCTCTTCCATCTGGTGATCTTTTACATGTTTATGGGGATCGACCTTTGAAAGGACTAAGGCTGATGTCATGCACACAAGCGAGCCGAAATTTACGTAAACAGAAccctgccttcttggcccacgtggtggaacaaaagggcaaggggAAGGACATAAACGAAGTTCCAGTTGTGTATGATtttcctgatgtctttcctgaggaTCTACCTGGTCTTCCTCCTCCCAGAGCTGTTGACTTTCGtatcgatctcgtacctggtgcgactcccGTCGCCAGggctccttaccgtcttgcactttccgagatgcaagagttatccagCCAGCTATAG